The segment GGCCTCGGCGAAATCGAGACCCTGCTCGGGGACGAGAAGCTCGAGGAAGTAGTGATAAACAACTCCCGCGAGCCCGTGAAGGTTTACCACAAGAAATTCGGGTGGTGCAACACCAACCTGATGCTCAAGGACGAGGAGGCAATATTCGACTACTCCTCGCTCATCGCTAGGAAGGTGGGGCGGCAGATAAACCTCCTCACTCCGTTGCTTGACGCGCACCTTCCGAGCGGGGACAGGGTGAACGCCACGCTCACGCCCATATCCAATTTCGGGAACACCCTCACCATAAGGAAGTTCTCCAAGAACCCGTGGTCGATAACCACGCTCATAAAGAACAAGACGCTCTCGCCGGAAGTGGGGGCTCTCATCTGGCTGTGCGTCCAGAACGAGCTTTCGCTCCTCATAGCGGGCGGAACCGGAAGCGGCAAAACCTCCTTCCTGAACGCTGTCGCGGGGCTTATACCGGCGAACCAGCGCATAATCTCGATAGAAGACACGAGGGAGCTCACGCTCCCCACCTTCCTCCACTGGGTGCCCATGGTGACCAGGGAGCCCAACCCAGAAGGGAAAGGGGAGGTGAGCATGCTCGACCTGATGGTGAACGCCCTGAGAATGAGGCCGGACCGCATCATCGTCGGCGAAGTGAGGAAGCAGCGCGAGGCTGAAATCCTTTTCGAGGCCATGCACACCGGGCACAGCGTGTATTCCACAATACACGCGGACAACGTGGAGCAGGCAGTGAGCCGAATCACCAACCCGCCGATAAACGTGCCCAAGGAGATGCTGGACGCGCTCGCGGGAGTAGTGGTAACGTTCAGGCACAGGCGCTTCAACATAAGGCGCGTGCTCGAGTTCGGGGAAATAATAAAGAACGACGACTTCAGGATTCTGCACCGCTGGGACGTCAAGAGCGACGAGATGCGCGAGGTCGCAGGGCTTTCCAGGCTCGCGGACCTCCTGTCCCTCTATGCCGGGCTGACCGAGAAGGAGATAAAGCAGGACCTGGAGAAGAAGACCGAGGTGCTGAACTGGATGGTCGACAAAAACTATCTGGACGTGGACCAGGTCGGGCACATCGTTTCCCAGTATTATTTCAACGAGGATGACATCTATGAAATGATGAAGAAGGGCGAGAAGACATCCTAGCGTCCGGTGTCCAGATGGACTTCCACGAGCTCGTAGAAGAGGCCAACCGGGCGGAGAAATCCGCCGCGGAAAGGAAGCAGTACCCAGCCAGGCTAAGCCTCCCCAAAACGCTTGACTTTTCCCCTGAAGAATTCGTGGACATGGATTACAAGGACCTGCGCAACGATTACGAGCGCATGGTGAAAGTGGCCAAAGCAACCGGCATGGGATTCAGGCAGGTCGCCGCGCCCGTAGTCCAGCCAGAGCAGGAGCAGAAGCCAGTGCCCAAGGCCGAGAAACCCCCGGGGCAGGAGCGGCAAAAACCGCGCTTCCAGCTCCCTATTCCGAAACCGCTGCGCAAGGTTGAGTCCACGTCAGAAGCCCCATCTGCGCCTTCGAAACCCGTAGAGCATGCGCCCGGTAGAGAGATTGCGCCCGGAGCCAGGAAGCAGGAGCCAGCTCCTGTGCAGGAGGAAAAGCCCGAACCTGCGGAAGCAGAAGTTCCAATTCCGGAAGAGAAAATCGGAGCTCCAGCAAAAAAAGCATATGCTCATGAGGATGAAAAAATCACGTTCGAGCGCGAAGCCCCGGGGCCAGAGAAGGAAGATGAGGAAAAATCCGGGCATGCTGAAGAAGAGCCTGCTGCGCCCGAACCGACGCAGGAACCTGCTCCTGAATTTGAGCGCAGGCAGGAACGCGGATCTGAACGCGAGCGCGAACTCGAACCAGAGAGTGAATCCAAGCAGGAACGCGAAACCGGGCAGGGGCGTGAATCTGAACGCGACGAAACCGAGGGCGCGCCAGAACTTGAACCAGAACCAACGAAGCCGGTGCATGAAGTGCAGATATCGCAAGAGACCAAAGCCGCGATAGGCGAGGCCTCGGAAATTCCATACATCCAGCACCACGTAGTAATTTCCATTGCCGTCCCCCCGCTGCTCTCGATGGACCCGGAGAACGAGGCGCAGAAAAAATACTCCGAGCTCGAGGAGAAGATTCCCAAGGAATCCGGAAAGATAGACGAATCCGAAGTTAAGCAGCGCATGCTTGAGCTCACCAAGCAGCTTTTCAGGGAAAAGAGCGTGAACCAGAGGCAGAAGATAAAGGCGGAGATAACGTCCCTGCGCGAGATGCTCTCCAAGAAGCCCGCAGCCGCGAAGCGCCCGCTCTCCTACGTCGCGAGCTTCTTCAACACCATGGAGGTGGACCAGAAAATGGAGCTCGCGGCCGCCAAGGAATCTCTCT is part of the Candidatus Micrarchaeia archaeon genome and harbors:
- a CDS encoding type II/IV secretion system ATPase subunit, translated to GLGEIETLLGDEKLEEVVINNSREPVKVYHKKFGWCNTNLMLKDEEAIFDYSSLIARKVGRQINLLTPLLDAHLPSGDRVNATLTPISNFGNTLTIRKFSKNPWSITTLIKNKTLSPEVGALIWLCVQNELSLLIAGGTGSGKTSFLNAVAGLIPANQRIISIEDTRELTLPTFLHWVPMVTREPNPEGKGEVSMLDLMVNALRMRPDRIIVGEVRKQREAEILFEAMHTGHSVYSTIHADNVEQAVSRITNPPINVPKEMLDALAGVVVTFRHRRFNIRRVLEFGEIIKNDDFRILHRWDVKSDEMREVAGLSRLADLLSLYAGLTEKEIKQDLEKKTEVLNWMVDKNYLDVDQVGHIVSQYYFNEDDIYEMMKKGEKTS